One window of the Chitinophaga niabensis genome contains the following:
- a CDS encoding PKD domain-containing protein: protein MKKFYQVRGWCVRYLFYLSFISLSLQVNAQQVPKTFPAGAPVRNMTGYYESLPADYASTTKKYPVLIFCHGVGELAGADLKNPLSVVTQNGPPRVIRDGKFPASFTVNGQTHSFIVISPQFITWPGGNDVHELLAYLKTIYRIDESRCYVTGLSMGGGVTWGVISENTDKAKLFAAAVVVCGAWNPNDAPRTPSLQWNIASINMPVFATHNDRDPTVPLKYSQDWVNGINAITPAPNPKALLTVFSSTSHDAWSRTYDPAYKDPQTGLNVYEWMLQYTRGTVVQPPPPPPPPPPGNRKITVNPSSANIIYYDNAMSQLGVTAGDTLCIPSGDYEYIHFGKLLGTAEKPIVITNCGGLVRAGVNSSATAASFVLSTCKYFKVEGTGAAGIEYGFDINGTNKNGVKMFGMFFGNGTSDFDVHHAYIHDAGMFLQAKTLQTCSHPEWLDGSFTMKNVKIHDLMCRNAAWEGFYIGNTHYLYTEGGCVDMKSHLIENLSVYNNNLENMGSDAIQISTAYNGDNRVYNNRVVNYAMARNSAHGYGILSGGGSRLRIYSNFVSKGYNSGIEIFGSGINHVYNNVVTDIHYEGINVSDKPLFDPATAYIYNNTVYNTGVNGIKVYGYETLLGHKIYNNVVIAPGTQWDDPMTGYYVKGAKPILYDFKNNVNYKTPDVGGFVNPLAGDFRLKAGSTAIDAGRNMADLSLANDFDGNARPVNNSFDAGAFEFNGSSAAVLPVANAGADKLLVPTDNKTTVLDGSASSKEGGTIASYAWKKLSGPAATIATPNGATTQLTGLAPGSYVFELTVTDNAGLSAKDLVTVTVLAAANKAPVSDAGSNVTLVLPSNSTQLTGSFSLDPDGVIVSYEWKRVSGPAAGTIDDITASNAIVSGLSEGVYVYELTVTDNGGLTNSKQVTVTVQGVSTNKPPVANAGADVSVTLPATTVQLDGSASTDPDGTITSYTWTKISGPAAGVITTSDANKTTITGLTIAGDYVYELSVKDNGGTSATDQVKVTVLPSANKLPVANAGANVNITLPTNTAQLDGSASADPDGTISTYAWLKISGPAAGAISTANANKTAVTGLTIAGDYLYELTVTDNSGGTATAQVKVTVAEAPVNKPPVANAGADVTVILPANTAQLDGSASADPDGTITTYAWTKISGPAGGDITTASANKTTITGLTVAGEYVYELSVKDNGGTTVTDQVKVVVIAGGSNQPPVAKAGFNTTITLPVNNVLLDGSTSSDPDGTIAAYSWKKLGGPASGTITTANADKTTVTGYTLDGSYVYELTVTDNQGLSTSSNVTITVKAAANQKPVSNAGADITITLPANTVQLDGSASTDPDGTITYYNWTKISGPAAGNIGSPSTSKTNVTGLTLPGDYLFQLEVKDNTGARETDYVKITVLPGENKLPVANAGADISITLPTSTAQLDGLSSSDPDGSIATYAWTKVSGPAAGTITTPAAGRTTVTGLTIAGEYVYQLSVKDNAGASATDQIKVVVVSGGANQPPVARAGFNTTITLPVNSVQLDGSASSDPDGSIAGYSWRKLGGPAGGNITVTNASRTTVTGYTLDGVYVYELTVTDNEGLSASSNVTITVNPEVINKPPVAQTSGDVNITLPVTTATLDGSPSVDLDGSIVSYAWKQLSGPVTGTIAAPSAARTDITNLTAAGQYIFELTVKDNGNASSSVQVKVVVNTPANKLPTARVNGNLTLILPVTGTSLDGSSSTDEDGTIVSYSWKKISGASGTIGSPNAMSTAITELTTEGQYIFELTVTDNTNATATARVTVSVLPAQTPENKPPVAVTQGNLEITLPDNSIQVNGSASTDSDGTISTYEWIQLTGPNNSRIWDAQKAQTAITGLVKGEYVFQLAVTDNKGAKTTASFNVRVLEESNSSKGDTASLTPNPVSTFARLNIQRKGNYKVNIEIYDISGKLWKQFSTNFIDRLQEDIPVNELPNGHYILNVVGTNFKKWTEKFVKIGNK from the coding sequence GTGAAGAAATTCTATCAGGTAAGGGGATGGTGTGTCCGCTATCTCTTTTATTTATCCTTTATATCTCTCAGCCTGCAGGTAAATGCCCAGCAGGTTCCAAAAACTTTCCCCGCCGGGGCGCCGGTTCGTAATATGACAGGATATTACGAGTCTTTGCCGGCTGACTACGCTTCTACTACCAAAAAATATCCCGTTCTCATATTTTGTCATGGTGTTGGCGAACTCGCTGGCGCTGATCTGAAGAATCCCTTATCGGTAGTTACACAGAACGGCCCTCCAAGAGTGATCAGAGATGGAAAATTCCCTGCTTCATTTACAGTTAACGGGCAAACACATTCTTTTATCGTTATTTCTCCGCAGTTCATTACATGGCCCGGGGGAAACGATGTACATGAATTGCTTGCTTACCTGAAAACAATCTACCGTATTGATGAAAGCCGTTGTTATGTAACAGGGCTTAGTATGGGCGGAGGTGTAACATGGGGTGTTATTTCAGAGAATACGGATAAAGCGAAATTGTTTGCAGCAGCTGTAGTGGTATGCGGAGCCTGGAATCCAAACGATGCACCAAGAACGCCAAGCCTGCAATGGAACATTGCCAGCATTAATATGCCGGTGTTTGCTACGCATAACGACAGGGACCCAACAGTACCTTTAAAATATTCACAGGACTGGGTGAATGGTATCAATGCCATCACACCTGCTCCTAATCCAAAAGCGTTGCTCACTGTATTCAGCAGTACTTCGCATGATGCCTGGAGCAGAACGTATGATCCTGCTTATAAAGATCCTCAGACGGGGTTGAATGTATACGAATGGATGCTGCAATATACAAGGGGAACGGTTGTACAACCTCCGCCACCTCCGCCACCTCCGCCACCAGGCAATAGAAAAATTACGGTAAACCCTTCCTCTGCTAATATCATTTATTATGATAATGCCATGAGCCAGCTGGGTGTAACAGCAGGAGATACCCTGTGTATCCCTTCCGGCGATTATGAGTACATCCATTTTGGAAAACTGCTGGGCACTGCAGAGAAACCAATTGTGATCACCAACTGCGGAGGCCTTGTGAGAGCGGGTGTGAACAGTTCTGCCACTGCTGCAAGTTTTGTATTAAGCACCTGTAAATATTTTAAAGTGGAAGGTACCGGCGCTGCTGGTATCGAATACGGTTTTGATATCAACGGTACCAACAAGAACGGCGTAAAGATGTTCGGCATGTTCTTCGGTAACGGTACTTCTGATTTTGATGTACATCATGCTTACATTCACGATGCAGGGATGTTCCTGCAGGCTAAAACACTGCAAACCTGCAGCCATCCTGAATGGCTGGATGGTAGTTTTACCATGAAGAATGTAAAGATCCACGACCTGATGTGCCGTAACGCTGCATGGGAAGGTTTCTATATCGGTAACACACATTACCTCTATACAGAGGGCGGTTGTGTGGATATGAAATCACATCTCATCGAGAATCTTTCAGTATATAATAACAACCTGGAGAATATGGGCAGTGATGCTATTCAGATCTCCACTGCTTATAATGGTGATAACAGGGTATACAACAACCGCGTTGTTAATTATGCCATGGCCCGCAACTCTGCGCACGGCTATGGCATTTTGTCGGGCGGAGGCAGCCGCCTCCGTATCTATAGCAATTTTGTAAGTAAAGGATATAATTCAGGTATTGAGATATTTGGTTCCGGTATCAACCATGTGTATAATAACGTAGTAACGGATATTCACTATGAAGGGATCAATGTATCTGATAAACCCCTGTTTGATCCCGCCACTGCTTACATTTATAACAACACTGTTTATAATACCGGCGTAAACGGTATTAAGGTGTATGGTTATGAAACATTGCTGGGCCACAAGATCTATAACAACGTAGTGATTGCTCCCGGCACGCAATGGGATGACCCGATGACGGGTTATTATGTGAAAGGTGCCAAACCCATTCTGTATGATTTTAAAAACAATGTGAACTATAAAACGCCTGATGTTGGCGGTTTTGTAAATCCCCTGGCCGGAGATTTCAGATTGAAGGCTGGTTCTACTGCTATTGATGCAGGCAGGAACATGGCTGATCTTAGCCTTGCCAATGACTTCGATGGTAATGCCCGCCCGGTGAATAATTCTTTTGATGCCGGTGCATTCGAATTCAATGGCAGCAGCGCGGCAGTTTTGCCTGTGGCAAATGCCGGTGCAGATAAATTATTAGTACCCACAGATAATAAAACAACGGTGTTGGATGGCAGTGCCTCTTCCAAAGAGGGTGGTACAATTGCTTCCTACGCCTGGAAAAAGCTTAGCGGGCCCGCGGCCACTATTGCAACGCCTAACGGCGCTACCACGCAGCTTACCGGCCTGGCACCAGGTTCTTATGTATTCGAACTCACTGTAACAGATAATGCAGGGCTTTCTGCAAAAGACCTGGTAACAGTTACGGTACTGGCAGCCGCTAATAAGGCACCTGTTTCTGATGCAGGTAGTAATGTTACGCTGGTGTTGCCTTCTAACAGCACACAATTAACCGGTAGTTTCTCGCTTGACCCGGATGGTGTGATCGTAAGTTATGAATGGAAACGGGTAAGCGGTCCTGCTGCCGGAACTATTGACGATATCACTGCCAGCAATGCAATTGTATCCGGCCTTTCTGAAGGTGTATATGTATATGAACTGACGGTTACTGATAACGGCGGCCTCACCAATTCCAAACAGGTGACTGTTACCGTACAGGGCGTAAGCACCAACAAACCACCGGTGGCCAATGCCGGTGCTGATGTAAGTGTTACCCTGCCGGCAACTACAGTACAACTGGATGGTTCGGCTTCCACAGATCCGGATGGTACTATTACCAGTTATACCTGGACCAAGATCAGCGGCCCCGCTGCGGGTGTTATCACAACATCTGATGCCAATAAAACTACTATTACAGGCTTGACCATTGCCGGTGATTATGTATATGAATTAAGTGTGAAAGATAATGGCGGTACCAGTGCTACTGACCAGGTGAAAGTGACGGTATTGCCCTCTGCCAACAAACTGCCCGTTGCCAATGCAGGTGCGAATGTGAACATAACACTGCCAACAAATACAGCACAACTGGATGGATCTGCTTCTGCTGATCCGGATGGTACCATCAGTACTTATGCCTGGCTGAAGATCAGCGGTCCTGCTGCAGGTGCTATCAGCACTGCAAATGCGAATAAGACCGCTGTTACCGGTTTAACCATTGCCGGTGATTATTTGTATGAATTAACGGTAACAGATAACAGTGGCGGTACAGCTACCGCACAGGTAAAAGTAACGGTAGCGGAAGCACCGGTGAACAAACCCCCTGTTGCCAATGCCGGTGCAGATGTAACGGTGATCCTCCCTGCCAATACCGCACAACTGGACGGCTCGGCTTCTGCTGATCCGGATGGTACCATTACCACTTATGCCTGGACGAAGATCAGCGGCCCTGCGGGAGGTGACATTACCACCGCCAGTGCCAATAAAACAACGATCACAGGTTTAACCGTTGCAGGTGAATATGTGTATGAATTAAGTGTGAAGGATAACGGCGGCACTACTGTTACAGACCAGGTAAAAGTGGTTGTAATAGCCGGCGGATCCAACCAACCGCCTGTTGCCAAAGCTGGTTTTAATACCACCATTACATTACCAGTGAATAATGTACTACTGGATGGTTCCACTTCTTCAGACCCTGATGGCACTATTGCGGCCTATTCATGGAAGAAACTCGGTGGCCCTGCAAGTGGTACGATCACCACTGCGAATGCGGATAAAACAACGGTAACAGGGTATACACTGGATGGTAGTTATGTTTATGAACTGACCGTAACAGATAACCAGGGATTAAGTACTTCCAGCAATGTTACGATCACGGTGAAAGCTGCTGCCAACCAAAAACCAGTTTCTAATGCAGGTGCAGATATTACCATCACCCTGCCTGCGAATACCGTGCAACTGGATGGTTCTGCTTCTACAGATCCGGATGGTACGATCACTTATTATAACTGGACGAAGATCAGCGGCCCTGCCGCAGGTAATATCGGTAGCCCTTCTACCAGCAAAACGAATGTTACCGGTTTAACACTTCCCGGAGATTACCTGTTCCAGTTAGAGGTGAAAGATAATACGGGTGCCAGGGAAACAGACTATGTGAAGATCACCGTATTGCCAGGCGAAAATAAACTGCCTGTTGCCAATGCCGGTGCCGATATTTCCATTACACTGCCAACAAGTACCGCACAACTGGATGGCTTATCTTCTTCTGACCCTGATGGTTCTATTGCCACATACGCCTGGACGAAAGTGAGCGGTCCTGCAGCAGGGACTATTACTACACCGGCAGCGGGCAGGACCACCGTTACAGGATTAACGATTGCAGGTGAATATGTATACCAGTTAAGTGTGAAAGACAATGCAGGTGCATCCGCCACAGACCAGATAAAAGTGGTGGTAGTGTCCGGCGGGGCAAATCAGCCACCTGTGGCAAGGGCGGGTTTCAATACCACTATCACCTTACCGGTGAACAGTGTGCAACTGGATGGTTCTGCCTCATCTGATCCTGATGGCAGCATCGCGGGTTATTCCTGGAGAAAACTGGGTGGCCCGGCTGGTGGCAATATCACAGTGACCAATGCAAGCAGAACAACCGTAACAGGTTATACGCTGGATGGTGTATATGTTTATGAACTCACCGTAACAGATAACGAAGGCTTAAGTGCTTCCAGTAATGTTACCATCACCGTGAATCCGGAAGTGATCAATAAACCGCCGGTAGCACAAACCAGCGGCGATGTAAATATCACGCTGCCTGTAACTACTGCTACATTGGATGGCAGCCCTTCAGTGGACCTGGATGGCAGCATTGTTTCCTATGCCTGGAAACAATTGAGCGGCCCGGTTACCGGAACCATTGCAGCGCCTTCAGCTGCAAGAACGGACATTACGAACCTCACAGCAGCAGGCCAATACATTTTTGAATTAACCGTAAAAGATAACGGCAACGCCAGCAGTTCTGTACAGGTGAAAGTAGTGGTGAACACACCGGCGAATAAACTGCCCACGGCCAGAGTGAATGGTAATCTTACCCTCATACTGCCGGTAACAGGTACTTCACTGGATGGTAGTTCCTCTACGGACGAAGACGGCACGATTGTAAGCTATAGCTGGAAGAAGATCAGCGGAGCCTCCGGCACCATCGGTTCACCGAATGCTATGAGCACTGCTATCACAGAACTTACAACAGAAGGCCAGTATATATTTGAACTGACGGTAACGGATAATACCAATGCCACTGCTACTGCAAGAGTAACTGTTTCTGTATTACCGGCACAAACACCTGAAAACAAACCACCGGTGGCCGTAACACAGGGAAACCTGGAGATCACATTGCCGGATAACAGCATCCAGGTGAACGGTTCAGCATCTACTGACAGTGATGGAACCATCAGCACTTATGAGTGGATACAACTGACCGGCCCTAACAACAGCCGGATCTGGGATGCGCAAAAAGCCCAGACTGCTATTACCGGCCTGGTCAAAGGAGAGTATGTATTCCAGCTGGCGGTAACGGATAATAAAGGCGCCAAAACAACTGCTTCCTTTAATGTGCGGGTGCTGGAGGAGAGTAACAGTTCCAAAGGCGATACAGCGAGCCTGACGCCTAACCCCGTGAGCACTTTTGCAAGGCTGAACATTCAGCGGAAAGGGAACTATAAAGTGAATATTGAGATCTACGATATCAGCGGTAAGCTCTGGAAACAATTCTCTACCAACTTTATTGACAGGTTGCAGGAGGATATTCCGGTGAACGAATTGCCGAATGGCCATTATATCTTAAATGTGGTAGGAACTAACTTTAAGAAATGGACGGAGAAGTTCGTCAAGATCGGAAATAAATAA
- a CDS encoding lipopolysaccharide biosynthesis protein has product MISRLLSAFRNKQFLSLLGNLVSAFFNLLSFAILVRILTLDDFGQWVIFTATYNILDQIRTGLLQSGVIKFYSGADLETARKVAGAAWHVSLLITIAYVVLSMLGYFAVAPFLGAPWPLFLAWLGILTLLSLPMNFASWVLQAESRFNEIVFIRISQNGSFLVLLAVLWWFGQVSLANVLYAYCGSMAISSIYCLLRRWTGIRNIVFRTKEHALELYRFGRLIIGSMVSSSLINYTNNIVIVKMLGPASVALFSIPQKFMEVIEIILRSFVATAQPTLSAAANRGDKQAVAIAFCRYTGTVTLLIIPFIIGMLIFTEPLIIILAKGNYLGATAVVRITLITAILWPLDRFNGVTLDMMGLAHVNFYKNILKLILNAIFAVVLVWIFPNIISVALATLLHIIFAIGYGYYVMKKHMDVHLKDLWHYGWIEFNILVKKALKIRHA; this is encoded by the coding sequence ATGATATCCAGGCTTTTATCCGCCTTCAGGAATAAGCAGTTTTTATCGTTATTAGGCAATCTGGTTTCGGCATTTTTCAATCTCCTTTCGTTTGCGATCCTTGTAAGGATCTTAACCCTGGACGACTTTGGTCAGTGGGTGATCTTTACCGCCACCTATAACATTCTGGATCAGATACGTACCGGTTTACTGCAATCCGGCGTCATCAAGTTCTATTCCGGTGCAGATCTGGAAACTGCAAGAAAAGTAGCGGGTGCCGCATGGCATGTTTCCCTGCTCATCACTATCGCTTACGTGGTACTTTCCATGCTCGGTTATTTTGCAGTGGCTCCTTTCCTTGGCGCTCCCTGGCCATTGTTCCTGGCATGGTTAGGCATCCTTACTTTACTGTCACTCCCCATGAACTTCGCCAGCTGGGTGCTGCAGGCAGAGAGCCGTTTTAATGAGATAGTGTTCATCAGGATCTCCCAGAATGGTTCTTTCTTAGTCCTGCTGGCAGTGTTATGGTGGTTCGGGCAGGTATCGTTGGCCAATGTGCTGTATGCTTACTGCGGATCGATGGCTATTTCCAGTATCTATTGCCTGCTCAGAAGATGGACGGGCATCCGCAACATTGTTTTCCGTACAAAGGAACACGCGCTGGAGCTTTATCGCTTTGGTCGTTTGATCATCGGCAGCATGGTGTCTTCTTCCCTGATCAATTACACCAATAATATCGTGATCGTAAAAATGCTTGGCCCTGCAAGTGTAGCACTCTTCAGTATTCCACAGAAATTCATGGAAGTGATCGAGATCATCCTCCGCAGTTTTGTAGCCACCGCACAACCTACTTTATCCGCAGCAGCCAACCGTGGCGATAAACAGGCTGTAGCCATTGCATTCTGCCGCTACACCGGCACAGTTACTTTACTGATCATCCCGTTCATCATTGGCATGCTGATATTCACAGAGCCATTGATCATTATCCTGGCCAAAGGTAATTACCTGGGCGCCACTGCTGTAGTACGCATTACACTCATTACCGCTATCCTATGGCCACTGGACCGTTTCAATGGCGTAACACTGGATATGATGGGCCTTGCACACGTGAACTTCTATAAGAACATCCTGAAACTGATATTGAATGCCATCTTTGCTGTGGTACTGGTATGGATCTTCCCCAATATTATTTCCGTAGCACTCGCTACTTTACTGCACATCATCTTTGCTATCGGTTATGGTTACTACGTCATGAAAAAACACATGGACGTACACCTGAAAGACCTCTGGCATTACGGCTGGATTGAATTTAACATACTGGTAAAAAAAGCCCTGAAAATCAGGCACGCATAA
- a CDS encoding beta-1,6-N-acetylglucosaminyltransferase — MRTAFIILAHKQPAQLHRLLTRLQHPHIDCFVHIDAKCNIADYAAALSLPQVYTVTPRVNVTWAGWGIVQATLNGMEATRQSGNTYTYITMLSGQDYVIKTTEHIYHTLTQPNSKQYIGLITEEELKPMMSKVNNYHLVECNFPGKYKFADLLTKILPARKPPFGLKIYSGSAWWTLTQDCVNYLLDYIRERPKLVRYFKLTWGSDEFIFQTILMGSPYKEAVTGYDLHYIDWGNDRAKGQNHPKTLDMEDVEPMLKSDRLVARKFEMDKNPALLDKIDQELKRLSS; from the coding sequence ATGAGAACAGCGTTCATCATCCTGGCACATAAACAACCGGCTCAATTACACCGCCTCTTAACCAGGCTGCAGCATCCCCATATTGATTGCTTCGTACACATAGATGCCAAATGCAACATAGCAGATTACGCCGCAGCACTTTCCCTGCCGCAGGTATATACCGTAACACCCCGTGTGAACGTAACCTGGGCCGGTTGGGGCATTGTGCAGGCTACGCTGAACGGCATGGAAGCCACCCGCCAATCCGGAAATACCTATACTTACATCACCATGCTCAGTGGCCAGGATTATGTGATCAAAACCACTGAACACATCTATCATACCCTCACACAACCCAACAGCAAACAATACATCGGTCTTATAACTGAAGAAGAATTAAAACCCATGATGTCCAAGGTGAATAACTATCACCTGGTAGAATGTAATTTCCCGGGCAAGTATAAATTCGCGGACCTGCTCACAAAAATACTGCCCGCACGTAAACCGCCATTCGGGCTTAAAATTTACTCCGGTTCTGCCTGGTGGACACTGACCCAGGATTGTGTGAATTACCTGCTGGATTACATCCGGGAGCGCCCTAAACTGGTGCGTTATTTCAAACTCACCTGGGGTTCTGATGAATTCATCTTCCAGACCATCTTAATGGGCAGCCCTTACAAGGAAGCAGTAACGGGGTATGATCTGCATTATATCGACTGGGGCAATGACCGGGCAAAAGGTCAGAATCATCCTAAAACGCTGGACATGGAAGATGTGGAGCCTATGCTGAAAAGCGACCGCCTGGTGGCCCGCAAATTTGAAATGGATAAAAATCCTGCCCTGCTGGACAAAATAGACCAGGAACTAAAAAGGCTGTCCTCATAA
- a CDS encoding class I SAM-dependent methyltransferase encodes MTQATITYEYERIADIKRLKFIAEALKKEIPEKGRVLDVGCGNGVISRHLGQFGYEVLGIDISQKTIDVARSKNTLPNVRFEAISAEALTAAGEKYDAVICSEVLEHLDHPEKLLRVIYDTIKDDGLLVVTVPNGVGPRELCVTRPMLKARNNPGMWKFINKIKSALGFKGTTVQSQADNLDHVQFFTRKDLLNLAQTNNYDIIKFSKTNFVEDVFPFSLLTKRIKFLQKLDCEVAEILPIGFTGGFNTLWKKRV; translated from the coding sequence ATGACACAAGCAACGATCACCTACGAATATGAACGTATCGCGGATATCAAGCGACTGAAATTTATTGCAGAGGCCCTCAAAAAAGAGATCCCCGAAAAAGGCCGCGTGCTGGACGTAGGTTGCGGTAATGGCGTTATCAGCCGCCATCTTGGCCAATTCGGCTATGAAGTACTGGGCATTGATATCAGCCAGAAAACAATTGATGTGGCCCGTTCCAAGAACACGCTGCCTAATGTACGCTTTGAAGCCATCAGTGCTGAAGCGCTCACTGCAGCAGGTGAAAAATACGATGCAGTGATCTGCAGTGAAGTACTGGAACACCTGGACCATCCTGAAAAATTACTGCGTGTTATCTATGATACCATCAAGGACGATGGTTTGCTGGTAGTGACCGTTCCAAACGGTGTGGGCCCACGTGAACTATGTGTAACAAGGCCTATGCTGAAAGCCCGGAATAACCCCGGCATGTGGAAGTTCATTAATAAAATTAAAAGCGCTCTTGGTTTTAAAGGTACTACCGTACAATCACAGGCAGATAACCTGGACCATGTGCAGTTCTTCACACGTAAAGATCTGCTGAACCTCGCGCAAACAAATAATTACGATATCATCAAGTTTTCGAAAACGAATTTTGTGGAAGATGTATTCCCTTTTTCCCTGCTCACCAAACGCATTAAGTTCCTGCAAAAGCTGGACTGCGAGGTAGCTGAGATCCTGCCTATAGGTTTTACCGGCGGGTTCAATACATTGTGGAAGAAAAGAGTCTAG
- a CDS encoding glycosyltransferase family 4 protein has protein sequence MEQPRKIRVLETIRQGKIGGGESHVLDLVKTMDNALFEPVVLSFTDGPMVQALTAIGVPVHVIASEKAFDISIWKKVRAFLTEQRIDIVHVHGTRANTNVMWAARRLGLPLIYTIHGWSFHDGLNPLIKRARIAAEKYITRKAQVNICVSDSNRETGIKTFGRFDSVVIKNGVNPVKFNPGAEYPDVKAAYGIRADQLVIGYIARMTLQKDPVGMLEGFSLALQQFPDMKLLMIGEGELKEAALEAARRLNITDHVIFDNFRQDVPAVLNGVDIYCLPSLWEGFPIGVLEAMAMGKAVIASDVDGTREAVTDGDNGLLVPAKNNETLAAAIVKLAKDKTLRGQLQQRAMDTIRSKYTVSGMTRQIEKIYQQLYHN, from the coding sequence ATGGAGCAACCCCGTAAAATAAGAGTTTTAGAAACCATCCGCCAGGGTAAGATAGGAGGAGGGGAAAGCCATGTGCTGGACCTTGTGAAAACGATGGATAATGCGTTGTTTGAACCGGTGGTGCTTTCCTTCACGGATGGGCCTATGGTACAGGCGCTCACGGCAATAGGCGTGCCGGTGCACGTGATTGCCAGCGAAAAAGCATTTGATATCAGTATCTGGAAAAAAGTGCGTGCATTCCTCACGGAGCAACGCATTGATATTGTACACGTACATGGCACCCGTGCCAATACAAATGTAATGTGGGCAGCACGCAGGCTGGGTTTGCCGCTGATCTACACCATCCATGGATGGTCCTTTCACGATGGCCTGAACCCCCTGATCAAAAGAGCGCGTATTGCAGCAGAGAAATACATCACCCGCAAAGCACAGGTAAATATCTGCGTATCTGATTCCAACAGGGAAACAGGTATTAAAACCTTTGGCCGCTTTGATTCCGTAGTGATCAAGAACGGCGTGAACCCGGTGAAATTCAATCCCGGTGCTGAATACCCTGATGTGAAAGCAGCCTACGGTATTCGGGCAGATCAGCTGGTGATCGGTTACATTGCAAGGATGACCCTGCAAAAAGATCCGGTTGGCATGCTGGAAGGATTCAGCCTGGCACTTCAGCAATTCCCTGATATGAAACTGCTGATGATAGGAGAGGGAGAACTGAAAGAAGCAGCATTGGAAGCAGCCCGCAGATTGAACATAACGGATCATGTGATCTTTGATAATTTCCGCCAAGATGTACCTGCGGTATTAAATGGCGTAGACATTTACTGCCTTCCCTCTTTATGGGAAGGATTCCCGATAGGCGTGCTGGAGGCAATGGCCATGGGAAAAGCAGTGATCGCCAGTGATGTGGATGGTACACGTGAAGCCGTAACGGATGGCGACAATGGTTTGCTGGTGCCTGCAAAGAACAATGAAACACTGGCTGCCGCCATTGTGAAACTGGCCAAAGACAAAACCCTCAGAGGACAATTACAACAGCGTGCCATGGATACGATACGGAGTAAATACACCGTATCCGGCATGACACGGCAAATTGAAAAAATATATCAACAGCTTTACCATAACTGA